The Peribacillus sp. FSL P2-0133 genome has a segment encoding these proteins:
- the brnQ gene encoding branched-chain amino acid transport system II carrier protein: protein MNTNKKKVRDSLIFGFALFAVFFGAGNLIFPPSIGLVSGSDWPVALVGFILTGIVLPILGVVAVLNSKGKFEELTRPISPWFYKVFNLVVMIGIAMLVTVPRTAATTHEMGVHTLFPNVPSFVTMLVFFGLNFYFASDRSNLIDKVGQVLTPALFAILLFIVIKGTFDPLGAPVNTKIQNPFGHSFFSAYQTGDVFTGLLCASVFIGSIAAKGYEEHSKMKKVVLNGTIVAGFGLLIIYGGLLYIGATGSGLFPEDMESAQLVTGLVYNLLGDYGTIALAIAVSLACLTTSIGITASIADFLSGLTKQKVSYRNWVIVVCATGVLMGLMGVEKIIDYSVPLFMGIYPVSIVLVLLGVFRRYIPNAGAYKGAVLATFIISLCETLESIGIHMGFINDFISIIPFSSYGFAWLIPAVLGFVAGTFIHGKQAQEIPSSPMNGENHSS, encoded by the coding sequence ATGAATACAAACAAGAAAAAAGTACGTGACAGCCTTATTTTTGGTTTTGCTTTATTTGCCGTATTTTTTGGGGCTGGCAACCTGATTTTCCCTCCGTCGATCGGACTTGTATCAGGGTCGGATTGGCCTGTGGCGCTAGTTGGCTTCATTCTTACGGGAATCGTACTCCCTATACTGGGAGTTGTGGCGGTACTGAATTCAAAAGGGAAATTTGAAGAACTGACAAGGCCGATAAGCCCCTGGTTTTATAAGGTATTCAATCTGGTCGTCATGATAGGGATTGCGATGCTCGTCACTGTACCCCGGACGGCCGCTACGACCCATGAGATGGGGGTTCATACATTGTTCCCGAATGTACCATCTTTCGTGACGATGCTCGTTTTCTTTGGATTGAATTTTTATTTTGCCAGCGATCGATCCAATCTCATTGATAAAGTCGGACAAGTGCTAACGCCTGCTCTGTTCGCGATTCTTCTTTTTATCGTCATCAAAGGCACTTTCGACCCATTGGGGGCGCCTGTAAATACGAAAATTCAAAATCCGTTTGGCCACTCCTTTTTTAGCGCTTATCAGACGGGTGACGTGTTCACGGGCCTTCTTTGTGCCTCGGTTTTCATTGGCTCGATTGCAGCAAAAGGATATGAGGAACATTCCAAAATGAAGAAAGTGGTCCTGAATGGAACCATAGTGGCTGGTTTTGGGTTGCTCATCATATACGGAGGGCTTCTGTATATCGGTGCTACAGGAAGCGGGTTATTCCCGGAGGATATGGAAAGTGCGCAGCTGGTGACGGGCCTGGTTTATAATCTGCTTGGTGATTACGGCACGATTGCATTGGCTATAGCAGTTTCATTAGCGTGCCTTACCACCTCGATTGGAATAACTGCTTCGATAGCAGACTTCCTTAGCGGGTTGACGAAGCAAAAAGTGAGTTACCGCAATTGGGTGATCGTCGTTTGTGCCACTGGAGTGTTGATGGGGCTAATGGGTGTCGAAAAGATCATTGACTACTCCGTACCGTTATTCATGGGAATTTACCCTGTTTCGATTGTGCTTGTCTTACTTGGCGTTTTCCGCAGATACATACCAAACGCGGGAGCCTATAAGGGGGCGGTCCTGGCCACTTTCATCATCAGTTTATGCGAAACATTGGAAAGCATAGGCATCCATATGGGATTCATAAATGATTTCATTTCCATCATTCCATTCAGTTCGTATGGGTTTGCCTGGCTCATTCCGGCAGTACTGGGATTCGTGGCGGGAACGTTCATCCACGGAAAACAGGCTCAGGAAATTCCTTCAAGCCCCATGAATGGCGAAAACCATTCATCTTAA
- a CDS encoding sigma 54-interacting transcriptional regulator: protein MDVDIFRRLTDFDNVLVVDDKGMIIFYDMADLNVLKELGIRPEEFMGKSVTSFYKNITNENSTLMNVLRTGKPLCNIKQEMITKTGEVIETINSTFPIAENGKIIGAVEFSKRFFSKDAIQHLDKYSSHKIFRRNNTVYTVDDIITVNPKMESIKDKLGRIALTTSNVLIVGETGTGKELIAQAIHNLSDRFGKPFISLNCSAVPASLWESTLFGTNKGSFTGSEDMPGLFEQAEGGTLFLDEINSLDIDLQVKLLKAIEEKTIRRLGGKKNIRLDIRVISATNEVPDILLAEKRLREDLFYRIGVVQIDLPSLMERKEDIEVLVDHYLNFYNNTMNIYIDGVQDEVLQCFKRYPWPGNIRELKNAVETAYNHVQSSRITLDDIPGRIRDYTESPMTEDNNLNVESLKDAVQQYEKEIIVRQLKNTNGKIAESARQLGISKQLLKYKMEKHKLR, encoded by the coding sequence ATGGATGTGGATATATTCAGGCGATTAACCGATTTTGATAATGTTTTGGTCGTAGATGATAAAGGGATGATCATTTTTTATGATATGGCAGATTTAAATGTCCTTAAAGAGCTTGGGATAAGGCCGGAAGAATTCATGGGGAAGAGTGTCACTTCCTTTTATAAAAACATCACGAACGAAAATAGTACGCTCATGAATGTGTTAAGGACGGGAAAACCGTTATGTAATATAAAACAAGAGATGATTACCAAAACGGGAGAGGTCATCGAAACGATCAATTCCACATTTCCGATAGCCGAAAACGGTAAAATCATTGGGGCCGTGGAATTCTCTAAGCGATTCTTTTCCAAAGATGCCATCCAACATTTGGACAAATATTCGAGCCATAAAATCTTCAGGAGAAATAATACCGTTTATACGGTCGATGATATAATCACGGTTAACCCTAAAATGGAAAGCATTAAAGATAAACTTGGAAGGATTGCGCTAACGACCTCAAATGTGTTGATCGTTGGGGAAACGGGCACAGGGAAAGAACTTATCGCCCAGGCGATCCATAATTTAAGCGATCGATTTGGAAAGCCCTTCATTTCACTTAACTGCAGTGCGGTTCCTGCAAGTTTATGGGAAAGCACTTTGTTTGGTACGAATAAAGGGAGCTTCACTGGGTCGGAAGATATGCCGGGTCTATTCGAACAGGCCGAAGGCGGAACTTTATTTCTGGATGAAATCAATTCCTTGGATATTGATCTTCAGGTGAAGCTTCTGAAGGCGATAGAAGAGAAAACGATCAGGAGACTGGGCGGAAAGAAAAATATCCGCTTGGACATTAGGGTGATTTCAGCAACGAATGAGGTACCGGATATTTTACTGGCTGAGAAACGGCTGCGGGAAGATTTATTCTATAGAATTGGTGTCGTGCAGATTGACTTGCCAAGTTTGATGGAAAGAAAAGAGGATATAGAAGTCCTTGTTGATCATTATCTGAATTTTTACAACAATACGATGAATATATATATAGACGGTGTTCAGGATGAAGTACTCCAATGCTTCAAAAGATATCCATGGCCAGGGAATATCAGGGAATTGAAAAATGCGGTCGAGACGGCATATAATCATGTCCAGTCCAGTAGAATCACCCTTGATGATATTCCTGGAAGAATCAGAGATTATACGGAATCTCCAATGACTGAAGACAACAATCTTAATGTGGAATCCTTAAAAGATGCGGTTCAGCAATATGAAAAAGAGATCATTGTGCGTCAATTGAAAAATACGAACGGTAAAATTGCGGAATCTGCCAGACAGCTTGGCATCTCCAAACAATTATTGAAATATAAAATGGAAAAACATAAATTACGGTAA
- a CDS encoding Glu/Leu/Phe/Val dehydrogenase: MSTTVKEEKETASLLDSTQVVIKEALDKLGYSEEVFELLKEPLRMLTVRIPIKMDDNTTKIFTGYRAQHNDAVGPTKGGIRFHPEVDEEEVKALSMWMSLKCGIVNLPYGGGKGGIICDPRQMSIGELERLSRGYVRAISQIVGPTKDIPAPDVYTNSQIMAWMMDEYSRIREHDSPGFITGKPLVLGGSHGREKATAQGVTICIEEAAKRKGIELKGARIIVQGFGNAGSFLAKFMHDAGAKVIGISDAYGAIYNQDGLDIDYLLDKRDSFGTVTTLFDNTITNQELLEQDCDILVPAAISNQITKENAHLIKAQIVVEAANGPTTLEATKILTERNVLLVPDVLASSGGVTVSYFEWVQNNQGYYWEDAEVQTKLKELLVNSFNQVYEMSETRKVDMRLAAYMVGVRKMAEASIFRGWV, from the coding sequence TTGAGTACAACTGTCAAAGAAGAAAAAGAAACTGCCAGCTTGCTTGATTCAACACAGGTCGTAATCAAGGAGGCGCTTGATAAGCTTGGCTATTCTGAAGAAGTGTTCGAGCTTTTGAAGGAACCTCTTCGGATGCTGACCGTCCGGATTCCAATTAAGATGGATGACAATACGACGAAGATTTTCACTGGATACCGTGCCCAGCACAACGATGCTGTCGGTCCGACGAAAGGCGGAATCCGTTTTCATCCCGAAGTCGATGAGGAAGAAGTCAAGGCACTTTCAATGTGGATGAGTTTGAAATGCGGAATTGTGAATCTGCCATATGGCGGAGGAAAAGGCGGCATCATCTGTGATCCGCGCCAAATGTCCATCGGTGAATTGGAAAGGCTTAGCCGTGGATACGTTCGGGCAATCAGCCAAATAGTGGGGCCGACAAAAGATATTCCGGCCCCGGATGTTTATACGAATTCACAAATCATGGCATGGATGATGGACGAGTACAGTAGAATAAGAGAACACGATTCTCCTGGTTTCATTACAGGTAAGCCTCTGGTACTGGGCGGTTCACACGGTAGGGAAAAGGCGACTGCACAAGGTGTCACCATCTGTATCGAGGAAGCGGCAAAGCGTAAGGGCATAGAATTGAAAGGTGCACGCATCATCGTTCAAGGGTTTGGGAACGCAGGAAGCTTTTTGGCCAAATTCATGCATGATGCAGGTGCGAAAGTGATTGGTATATCGGACGCATATGGTGCCATTTATAACCAGGATGGTCTGGATATCGATTACTTACTTGATAAAAGGGATAGCTTTGGAACGGTAACGACACTATTCGATAATACAATCACCAATCAGGAACTTCTGGAACAAGATTGTGATATTTTAGTGCCTGCTGCCATTTCCAATCAAATCACCAAAGAAAATGCACATCTTATCAAAGCCCAAATTGTCGTGGAGGCAGCGAATGGACCTACCACATTGGAAGCAACCAAGATCTTGACGGAACGCAATGTGCTTCTCGTACCTGATGTATTGGCAAGTTCAGGCGGTGTGACAGTTTCTTACTTTGAATGGGTTCAAAATAATCAAGGTTATTATTGGGAAGATGCTGAAGTCCAAACCAAATTAAAAGAGTTATTGGTCAATTCATTTAATCAAGTATATGAAATGTCCGAGACAAGAAAAGTGGATATGAGGCTGGCAGCGTATATGGTGGGTGTCAGAAAAATGGCAGAAGCCTCAATATTCCGTGGCTGGGTATAA
- a CDS encoding ornithine--oxo-acid transaminase, producing the protein MTTLTDKLIEQTEQYGANNYNPLPIVISKAEGVWVEDPEGNKYMDMLSAYSAVNQGHRHPKIIDELKKQADRVTLTSRAFHSDKLGPWYEMVSRITQKDMALPMNTGAEAVETAIKAVRRWGYDVKGIAENQAEIIACVGNFHGRTMAAVSLSSDEEYRRGFGPMLPGIKLIPYGDLDALKEAITPQTAGFLIEPIQGEAGIIIPPQGFLKEAYDLCKENNVLFVSDEIQSGLGRSGKMFASDWDGVVPDMYILGKALGGGVFPISCVAANREILGVFNPGSHGSTFGGNPLACAVSIASLEVLEEEKLAERSLELGQYFMDSLKEIKNPMIKDIRGRGLFIGVELTEAARPYCEQLKEEKLLCKETHDTVIRFAPPLVITKEDLDWAIERIKRVLS; encoded by the coding sequence ATGACAACATTAACGGATAAATTAATCGAGCAAACAGAACAATATGGTGCAAACAATTATAATCCACTTCCAATCGTCATTTCGAAGGCTGAAGGAGTTTGGGTGGAAGATCCTGAAGGCAACAAATATATGGATATGCTTAGTGCCTATTCAGCAGTGAACCAAGGCCACAGGCATCCGAAAATCATCGACGAATTAAAAAAACAAGCTGATCGCGTAACATTAACATCCCGTGCATTCCATAGTGATAAATTAGGCCCATGGTATGAAATGGTTTCTCGCATTACGCAAAAAGACATGGCATTGCCTATGAATACGGGTGCTGAAGCTGTTGAAACAGCAATCAAGGCTGTTAGACGCTGGGGTTATGATGTTAAGGGAATCGCAGAAAACCAAGCTGAAATCATTGCTTGTGTCGGGAACTTCCATGGCCGTACGATGGCAGCGGTGTCCTTATCATCCGATGAGGAATATAGAAGAGGCTTTGGACCGATGCTGCCAGGGATCAAGCTTATCCCTTACGGCGATCTTGATGCATTGAAAGAAGCGATTACACCGCAAACGGCTGGATTTTTAATCGAACCGATTCAAGGTGAAGCGGGAATCATCATACCGCCACAAGGATTCTTAAAAGAAGCTTACGACTTATGTAAAGAAAATAATGTCCTATTCGTTTCTGATGAAATTCAGTCAGGACTTGGACGTTCAGGAAAAATGTTCGCCTCTGACTGGGATGGAGTAGTTCCGGATATGTACATTTTAGGTAAGGCGCTGGGCGGCGGGGTTTTCCCAATCTCTTGCGTAGCTGCAAACCGTGAAATCCTTGGCGTATTCAATCCTGGTTCCCATGGTTCTACATTCGGCGGCAATCCATTGGCATGTGCGGTTTCCATCGCTTCATTGGAAGTTCTTGAAGAAGAGAAGCTTGCGGAACGTTCATTGGAGCTTGGACAATACTTTATGGATAGTTTAAAAGAAATCAAGAATCCAATGATTAAAGATATTCGCGGCAGAGGCTTATTCATCGGAGTCGAATTAACAGAAGCAGCAAGACCTTATTGTGAGCAGCTTAAAGAAGAAAAACTGCTATGTAAAGAAACACATGATACAGTTATCCGTTTTGCTCCGCCATTAGTGATTACAAAAGAAGACTTGGATTGGGCAATCGAACGTATTAAAAGAGTTTTATCCTAA
- the pruA gene encoding L-glutamate gamma-semialdehyde dehydrogenase: protein MVQPYKHEPFTNFKIEENNKAFQTALNDVANDLGKKYPLVINGEKVFTDEVITSVNPANKEEVIGTVSKANKDLAEQAMQAADKTFQTWRKTKAEVRANILFRTAAIVRRRKHYFSALLVKEAGKPWNEADADTAEAIDFMEYYARQMLKLKDGMPVESRPIEHNAFTYVPLGVGVIISPWNFPFAIMAGMTTAALVSGNTVLLKPASTTPVIAAKFIEVLEEAGLPAGVVNFIPGSGAEVGDYLVDHPRTRFISFTGSRDVGIRIYERAAKVHEGQIWLKRVIAEMGGKDTIVVDKEADLELAAQSIVASAFGFSGQKCSACSRTVVVEDVYDQVLNRVIELTKEKTVGEPTDLNNFMGPVIDQAAYDKVMSYVEIGKQEGKLVAGGEGDNSKGFFIQPTIIADVDENARVMKEEIFGPVVAFCKAKDFNHAIEIANNTDYGLTGAVISNNIEHIEQAREDFHVGNLYFNRGCTGAIVGYQPFGGFNMSGTDSKAGGPDYLVLHLQGKTTSETL, encoded by the coding sequence ATGGTCCAACCATATAAACACGAACCATTTACTAATTTTAAAATCGAAGAAAACAATAAAGCTTTTCAAACGGCATTGAATGATGTAGCTAATGATTTAGGGAAGAAATACCCGCTAGTCATTAATGGTGAAAAAGTGTTCACTGATGAAGTCATTACCTCTGTAAACCCAGCAAATAAAGAAGAAGTTATTGGAACCGTGTCCAAAGCAAATAAAGATCTTGCTGAGCAAGCTATGCAAGCGGCAGATAAGACATTCCAAACTTGGAGAAAAACGAAAGCGGAAGTCCGGGCAAATATTTTATTCAGGACTGCAGCCATTGTTCGCAGAAGAAAACACTATTTCTCGGCACTATTGGTTAAAGAAGCAGGGAAGCCTTGGAATGAGGCAGATGCAGATACAGCGGAAGCTATCGACTTCATGGAATACTATGCACGTCAAATGCTGAAGCTTAAAGACGGCATGCCAGTGGAAAGCCGCCCGATTGAACACAATGCTTTCACATATGTTCCACTTGGTGTCGGTGTCATTATCTCACCTTGGAATTTCCCGTTTGCGATCATGGCAGGCATGACGACGGCAGCACTTGTTTCAGGTAATACAGTCTTATTGAAACCAGCCAGTACAACACCGGTCATTGCAGCTAAATTCATTGAAGTGTTGGAAGAAGCGGGCTTACCTGCAGGCGTTGTGAACTTCATTCCAGGAAGCGGTGCCGAAGTGGGCGATTATTTGGTGGATCATCCCCGTACACGTTTCATCAGCTTTACAGGATCGCGTGATGTTGGAATCCGTATTTATGAGCGTGCGGCAAAAGTTCATGAAGGCCAAATCTGGTTGAAGCGTGTCATCGCTGAAATGGGCGGTAAAGATACAATCGTTGTTGATAAAGAGGCTGATCTGGAATTGGCGGCACAATCAATCGTTGCTTCTGCTTTCGGATTCTCCGGTCAAAAATGTTCTGCTTGTTCACGTACCGTAGTCGTGGAAGATGTATATGACCAAGTCTTGAATCGTGTCATTGAATTAACGAAAGAAAAAACAGTCGGGGAACCAACAGATCTAAACAACTTCATGGGTCCGGTCATCGACCAAGCAGCTTACGACAAAGTCATGAGCTACGTTGAAATCGGTAAACAAGAAGGGAAACTTGTTGCAGGGGGAGAAGGAGACAATTCAAAAGGTTTCTTCATTCAGCCAACTATCATTGCCGATGTAGATGAAAACGCACGTGTCATGAAAGAAGAGATTTTCGGACCAGTGGTTGCATTCTGTAAGGCAAAAGATTTCAATCATGCAATCGAGATTGCCAATAACACGGATTATGGATTAACGGGTGCGGTCATCTCGAACAATATTGAACATATTGAACAAGCGCGTGAGGATTTCCACGTAGGTAACTTGTATTTCAATCGCGGCTGTACTGGTGCCATTGTAGGATACCAGCCATTTGGCGGATTCAATATGTCAGGTACAGATTCAAAAGCGGGCGGTCCTGATTATTTAGTTCTTCATCTTCAAGGGAAAACAACATCTGAAACGCTATAA
- a CDS encoding sigma 54-interacting transcriptional regulator: MHLDQIIKIEGFQTILHSLVDVIDIGLHIIDIKGRTIIYNKKMAEIEGMDSEEVLGKKIHEIFIFKEETESTLIRALHSGRKTENSKQTYFNNLGQEITTINNTFPILDQNQNIIGAIEVAKDITNLERIIKDNILNKGDTKYTFDSIIGTSENFLEVIEKSKRSTRTASSILIVGETGTGKELFAQSIHNGSSRSTHPFISQNCAALPDSLIEGILFGTKKGAFTGSIERPGLFEQAQGGTILLDEINSLNPNMQAKLLRALQERTIRRVGDTKDKNIDVRVIATINEDPIDAIANDHLRKDLYYRLSVVSLFIPPLRERKEDIPLLAQSFIEKFNALFELNIEGISEEVYSLFYDYDWPGNVRELEHIIEGAMNLMEPGDTKIAITHLPTLFRKKAHLEDIHPERKENHANGDIQESTLSLDDYIANTEKQYLEKILKEHGMNISQAAKALNISRQSLQYRLKKYQVK; the protein is encoded by the coding sequence ATGCATTTAGATCAAATCATTAAAATAGAAGGTTTCCAAACTATCCTCCATTCACTAGTGGACGTAATCGATATCGGGTTACATATAATCGATATAAAAGGGCGGACCATTATATATAACAAGAAAATGGCTGAAATAGAAGGCATGGATTCAGAAGAGGTATTAGGGAAAAAGATTCACGAGATCTTTATATTCAAGGAAGAAACAGAGAGCACATTAATACGGGCGCTTCATTCTGGAAGGAAAACCGAAAACTCGAAGCAGACCTACTTCAATAATCTCGGACAGGAAATTACAACAATCAATAATACGTTTCCTATTTTGGATCAGAATCAAAATATCATCGGAGCCATTGAAGTGGCAAAGGATATAACGAATCTTGAAAGAATCATTAAAGATAATATCTTGAATAAAGGCGATACGAAATATACGTTTGACAGCATCATCGGAACCAGTGAGAATTTCTTGGAAGTCATTGAAAAAAGCAAGCGTTCGACCAGGACGGCATCCTCCATCCTCATTGTCGGGGAGACGGGAACGGGAAAAGAACTCTTTGCCCAAAGCATCCATAATGGCAGCAGCCGTTCGACACATCCTTTCATCAGCCAAAACTGTGCTGCCCTGCCAGATAGTCTTATTGAAGGAATTCTTTTTGGTACGAAGAAAGGGGCCTTCACCGGATCGATTGAAAGGCCAGGTTTATTCGAACAGGCACAAGGCGGGACCATCCTTCTTGATGAAATCAATTCCTTAAATCCGAATATGCAGGCGAAATTATTAAGGGCCCTTCAAGAAAGGACGATTCGCCGTGTTGGGGATACAAAAGATAAAAATATTGACGTACGGGTCATAGCAACGATAAATGAAGATCCAATAGATGCCATTGCAAATGATCATTTACGAAAGGATTTATATTATCGATTAAGTGTCGTTTCGTTATTCATCCCGCCTCTTCGTGAACGGAAAGAGGATATTCCCTTGCTGGCGCAATCCTTCATCGAGAAATTCAATGCGCTGTTCGAATTGAATATTGAAGGGATCAGCGAAGAGGTCTACTCGCTTTTTTATGATTACGACTGGCCCGGGAACGTAAGGGAACTTGAACATATCATTGAGGGGGCCATGAATTTAATGGAACCTGGCGATACAAAAATTGCCATCACCCACCTTCCGACTTTATTTAGGAAGAAAGCCCATTTGGAAGACATTCATCCCGAAAGAAAAGAGAATCATGCAAATGGAGATATACAGGAGTCGACCTTATCTCTTGATGATTATATCGCCAATACTGAAAAGCAATATTTGGAGAAAATCTTAAAAGAACATGGCATGAATATCTCCCAAGCTGCCAAGGCATTGAATATTAGCCGCCAAAGTCTTCAATATCGCTTGAAAAAGTATCAGGTCAAATAA
- a CDS encoding FMN-dependent NADH-azoreductase: MGFLSRLFGNKETAAGENEKMTKVLFVKVNDRPADQAISSKMYDTFLKAYKETHRTDEVTELDLFKEELPYYGNTAITGLYKRNQGLELTAEEEKAAELVDQYLNQFLAMDKVVFAFPLWNSTVPAPLITYLSYLAQAGKMFNYTAEGPVGYAGDKKVMLLNARGSDYALEGMASAEMAVNLVKNIIGLWGINNPEVVVIEGHNQYPDRTQKIIADGLENVAKAAETF, encoded by the coding sequence ATGGGATTCTTAAGTAGATTATTTGGAAATAAAGAAACCGCGGCAGGGGAGAATGAAAAAATGACAAAAGTATTATTCGTTAAAGTGAATGATCGTCCAGCAGATCAGGCAATCAGCTCGAAAATGTATGACACATTCTTAAAAGCATATAAAGAGACACACCGTACAGATGAAGTGACCGAGCTGGATTTATTTAAAGAAGAACTTCCTTACTATGGAAATACGGCGATAACCGGGTTGTATAAACGCAACCAAGGTCTTGAACTGACAGCCGAAGAGGAAAAGGCGGCCGAACTGGTTGACCAATATTTAAATCAATTCCTGGCCATGGATAAAGTGGTATTCGCTTTCCCTCTATGGAACTCAACGGTTCCAGCACCGCTAATCACATACCTTTCCTATTTGGCACAAGCCGGTAAAATGTTCAATTATACGGCGGAAGGTCCTGTCGGGTATGCTGGTGATAAAAAAGTCATGCTATTGAATGCCCGCGGTTCTGATTATGCATTAGAAGGAATGGCTTCTGCTGAAATGGCCGTGAATTTAGTGAAAAATATCATTGGCCTATGGGGAATCAACAATCCTGAGGTCGTGGTCATTGAAGGCCATAATCAGTATCCGGATCGGACACAAAAAATCATCGCGGATGGTTTGGAAAACGTTGCAAAAGCGGCTGAAACATTCTAA
- a CDS encoding VOC family protein — protein MDKNFHQKPITFVGEVSINVLDLNKAILFYQEIIGLQVLKKADRQAVLTTDGKTPLLTLEQPADVIPKEGRTTGLYHFALLLPSRADLSIFLRHLLQTKYPFGAADHEVSEALYITDPDGNGIEVYSDRPSTDWRWASGEVAMGTDPLDGNDLLEESDGEWSKLPAGTLMGHIHLHVADLRKTEEFYMQGLGFTVVNRYGGALFTSTGGYHHHIGLNTWNGVGAPAPKENSVGLNWYTLVFADEDARNKVTEQLKGIGAAVTEKEGFFAVTDPSGNEIHLVV, from the coding sequence ATGGATAAAAATTTTCATCAAAAACCAATTACTTTTGTTGGCGAAGTCAGTATAAATGTTTTGGATTTGAATAAGGCCATTCTGTTTTATCAAGAAATCATCGGTCTTCAAGTATTGAAGAAAGCCGACCGGCAAGCTGTTTTAACGACAGACGGAAAGACCCCGTTGCTGACACTTGAGCAGCCTGCGGATGTGATTCCGAAAGAAGGGCGGACGACGGGCTTATATCACTTTGCCCTTTTGCTGCCAAGCCGTGCCGACTTATCGATTTTTTTACGACATTTACTTCAAACGAAATATCCATTTGGAGCGGCGGATCATGAAGTGAGTGAAGCGCTGTACATTACCGATCCGGATGGCAATGGCATTGAAGTATACTCTGACCGGCCATCCACTGATTGGAGATGGGCCAGTGGGGAAGTCGCTATGGGCACGGATCCTTTGGATGGGAATGACCTTCTGGAAGAAAGCGATGGTGAGTGGAGCAAACTCCCTGCAGGTACTTTAATGGGGCATATACATCTGCATGTAGCGGATTTACGTAAAACGGAGGAGTTTTACATGCAGGGTCTTGGGTTTACCGTTGTGAATCGATATGGAGGAGCGCTCTTTACTTCAACCGGCGGATATCATCATCACATCGGGTTGAACACATGGAATGGCGTTGGCGCCCCAGCTCCAAAGGAAAATAGTGTGGGGCTGAACTGGTATACTCTCGTTTTTGCAGATGAAGATGCGAGAAACAAAGTAACGGAGCAACTGAAAGGAATCGGAGCTGCCGTCACGGAAAAAGAAGGGTTTTTCGCAGTAACAGATCCATCTGGCAATGAGATTCATTTAGTCGTTTGA
- a CDS encoding DoxX family protein encodes MNKNDAGQVFLRVILGLTFFIHGVSKFQGGIGNTAGFFDSLGIPGFMAYIVAGIELIGGIAVILGLGTRIVSVLFAVIMAGAIFTAKLPAGFLGNGQAAGYELDLALLAMSVYLACANRTVVSLDHLTFNKKGK; translated from the coding sequence ATGAATAAAAATGATGCAGGTCAAGTTTTTTTAAGGGTGATTTTAGGTCTTACTTTTTTCATTCACGGAGTTTCAAAGTTTCAAGGGGGCATAGGGAATACGGCTGGATTTTTCGATAGTCTTGGCATTCCTGGCTTCATGGCATACATCGTTGCAGGAATCGAATTGATCGGTGGAATTGCGGTTATACTGGGTTTGGGAACACGAATCGTTTCCGTCCTATTTGCGGTCATTATGGCGGGGGCGATCTTCACGGCAAAATTACCTGCCGGTTTTCTTGGAAACGGGCAAGCGGCGGGCTATGAACTGGACTTGGCGCTGCTGGCCATGTCTGTCTATCTAGCGTGTGCAAACCGCACGGTTGTTTCTTTGGATCATTTGACTTTCAATAAAAAAGGGAAGTGA